A stretch of the Pseudomonadota bacterium genome encodes the following:
- the glnA gene encoding type I glutamate--ammonia ligase, translated as MTPKEIIDLIKAKNIEILDLKFQDFPGTWQHFSIPVSQAAPEIFDEGLGFDGSSIRGWQAIHASDMMVVPDPVTAVIDPFTECPTLSLICNIVDPVTREQYSRDPRYVAAKAENYLKSSGIGDIAYFGPEAEFFIFDGIRFDQNAHEGYYHVESAEGVWDSGSDNGPNLGHKPRHKEGYFPVPPTDSQQDIRTEMILEMEKAGIVVEKHHHEVATAGQAEIDLLYDSLTRMADKMMMYKYIVKNVALRHGKTVTFMPKPLFGDNGSGMHTHQSIWKGGQPLFAGDKYAGVSDLCLWYIGGILKHAPALCAFVAPTTNSYKRLVPGFEAPVNLAYSSRNRSASIRIPVYSPSPKAKRIEVRFPDPSCNPYLAFAAMLMAGLDGIMNKINPGDPLDKNLYDLPPEELAKVPSCPASLEAALDALEKDHDFLFRGDVFTADVIETWLDYKRAKECDPIRLRPHPYEFALYYDA; from the coding sequence ATGACACCGAAAGAAATCATCGATCTCATCAAGGCCAAGAACATCGAAATCCTGGACCTCAAATTCCAGGATTTCCCCGGCACCTGGCAGCATTTTTCGATACCAGTGAGCCAGGCCGCGCCGGAAATCTTCGACGAAGGACTGGGTTTTGACGGATCCAGCATCCGTGGCTGGCAAGCGATCCATGCCAGCGACATGATGGTGGTGCCGGACCCGGTCACGGCCGTCATCGACCCCTTTACCGAATGCCCGACACTCTCGTTGATCTGCAATATCGTCGATCCGGTCACCCGCGAGCAATATTCACGCGATCCCCGCTACGTCGCGGCCAAGGCCGAAAATTACCTGAAGAGCTCCGGCATTGGCGATATCGCGTACTTCGGGCCGGAAGCGGAGTTCTTCATCTTCGATGGCATTCGCTTCGACCAAAATGCCCACGAGGGTTATTACCACGTCGAGTCCGCGGAAGGGGTGTGGGACTCGGGGAGCGACAACGGCCCGAACCTGGGCCACAAACCGCGCCACAAGGAAGGCTACTTCCCCGTACCCCCGACCGACTCGCAGCAAGACATTCGCACCGAGATGATCCTGGAGATGGAGAAGGCCGGGATCGTGGTCGAAAAGCACCATCACGAAGTGGCCACTGCGGGGCAAGCGGAGATCGATCTGCTTTACGACTCACTCACCCGCATGGCCGACAAGATGATGATGTACAAGTACATCGTCAAAAACGTCGCCTTGCGACACGGCAAGACCGTCACCTTCATGCCGAAACCGCTGTTCGGGGATAACGGATCGGGCATGCACACCCACCAGAGTATCTGGAAAGGGGGTCAGCCGCTCTTTGCCGGCGACAAATATGCCGGGGTGAGCGATCTCTGCCTGTGGTACATCGGAGGCATCTTGAAGCATGCCCCGGCGCTTTGCGCTTTCGTGGCCCCGACCACCAACTCCTACAAGCGCCTCGTGCCCGGCTTCGAGGCTCCCGTTAATTTGGCCTATTCCTCGCGCAACCGCTCGGCGTCGATCCGCATCCCGGTATATTCCCCGAGCCCCAAGGCCAAGCGCATCGAAGTCCGCTTTCCCGATCCCTCCTGCAACCCCTATCTGGCCTTCGCGGCGATGCTAATGGCGGGTCTCGATGGAATCATGAACAAGATCAACCCGGGCGATCCGCTCGACAAGAATCTCTACGACTTGCCCCCCGAGGAGCTGGCCAAGGTCCCGAGCTGTCCCGCTTCGCTCGAAGCCGCGCTCGACGCGCTAGAGAAAGACCACGACTTTTTATTCCGGGGAGATGTCTTTACCGCCGATGTCATCGAGACCTGGCTCGACTACAAGCGCGCCAAGGAATGTGATCCCATCCGGCTGCGTCCGCACCCCTATGAGTTCGCACTTTACTACGACGCGTAA
- the asnS gene encoding asparagine--tRNA ligase, whose protein sequence is MKRDKIVTLLDGDAPRERVLVKGWVRTRRDSKDFSFFEINDGSCLRNIQVIVDAGIGNYSEAKDLGTGAAIAVEGKLVASPGSGQQWEIQADRITVIGTCPADYPLQKKRHSDEFLRTIAHLRPRTNKYGALFRMRSRLAHAIHQFFQDRGFCYIHTPILTASDCEGAGAMFGVTTLDLRNVPKRDGQVDFSEDFFGKEAKLTVSGQLSGEMFALGLGEIYTFGPTFRAENSNTARHMAEFWMIEPEMAFYDLDADMDLAEEFIRYLVTDALDRCREDLRLFARFVDPALMATLENIAGSAFERLPYDDAIELLRRSSESFEFEPAWGSDLQTEHERYLTERHFKKPVIVYNYPKDIKAFYMRLNDDGRTAAAMDVLVPRIGEIIGGSQREERYDVLRSRINAMGFDEGHYWWYLDSRRFGSAPHSGFGLGFERFLMLVTGVTNIRDVIPFPRTPKHLEF, encoded by the coding sequence CTGAAACGAGACAAAATCGTGACACTCCTCGATGGCGACGCCCCGCGCGAGCGGGTGCTCGTCAAGGGGTGGGTCAGGACCCGCCGGGATTCCAAGGATTTTTCCTTTTTCGAGATCAACGATGGGTCGTGTCTCAGAAACATCCAGGTCATCGTGGACGCCGGAATCGGCAACTATTCTGAAGCAAAGGATCTCGGCACCGGCGCGGCGATTGCGGTCGAAGGCAAGCTGGTTGCCTCTCCGGGGAGCGGGCAGCAGTGGGAGATCCAAGCCGATAGGATCACGGTCATCGGGACCTGTCCCGCGGATTACCCGCTGCAGAAGAAGCGGCATTCCGACGAATTCTTGCGCACCATCGCCCACCTGCGGCCGCGCACCAATAAATACGGCGCCCTGTTCCGCATGCGCTCGCGGCTTGCGCATGCTATTCACCAATTTTTCCAAGACCGCGGTTTCTGCTATATCCATACCCCGATCCTGACCGCCTCGGACTGCGAAGGGGCCGGAGCAATGTTCGGCGTCACCACGCTGGACTTGAGAAACGTTCCGAAGCGAGACGGGCAGGTCGATTTCAGCGAGGATTTCTTCGGAAAAGAAGCGAAGCTGACGGTCTCCGGCCAGCTCTCGGGGGAGATGTTCGCGCTCGGGCTCGGTGAGATCTACACCTTTGGTCCGACCTTCCGCGCCGAGAATTCCAACACCGCCCGTCACATGGCCGAATTTTGGATGATCGAACCGGAAATGGCGTTTTATGATCTCGACGCGGACATGGACCTCGCGGAGGAGTTCATCCGCTATCTCGTCACCGACGCGCTGGATCGCTGCCGCGAGGATCTGCGGCTCTTCGCGCGTTTCGTCGATCCGGCCTTAATGGCGACACTTGAGAATATCGCCGGGAGCGCCTTTGAACGCTTGCCTTACGACGATGCCATCGAGCTTCTGCGGCGCTCGAGCGAATCCTTCGAGTTCGAGCCGGCATGGGGCTCCGATCTGCAAACCGAGCACGAGCGTTACCTCACCGAGCGTCATTTTAAGAAACCGGTCATCGTCTATAACTATCCCAAGGACATTAAGGCGTTCTACATGCGGCTCAACGACGATGGACGTACGGCCGCCGCGATGGATGTCCTGGTGCCGAGGATCGGAGAAATCATCGGCGGCAGCCAGCGCGAAGAGCGCTACGATGTGCTCCGGTCGCGCATCAACGCGATGGGATTCGACGAGGGACACTATTGGTGGTATCTGGACTCGCGCCGCTTCGGCAGCGCACCTCACAGCGGTTTCGGACTCGGCTTCGAGCGGTTCCTGATGCTCGTGACCGGGGTGACCAACATCCGCGACGTGATCCCGTTCCCGCGCACGCCCAAGCACCTCGAGTTTTGA
- the dcd gene encoding dCTP deaminase, with protein MSIKSDRWIRRMAAEHGMIEPFEPGQVRANGDGRLISYGTSSYGYDIRCANEFKIFTNINTTIVDPKNFDPQSFVDVAASVCIIPPNSFALARTVEYFRIPRNVLTICLGKSTYARCGIIVNVTPLEPEWEGHVTLEFSNTTPLPAKIYANEGVAQVIFIESDDPCETSYRDRRGKYQGQRGVTLPKT; from the coding sequence ATGTCCATAAAATCGGATCGCTGGATCCGGCGCATGGCCGCAGAGCATGGCATGATCGAACCGTTCGAGCCCGGCCAGGTTCGCGCCAACGGTGACGGCAGGCTCATTTCCTACGGCACCTCGAGCTACGGCTATGATATCCGCTGCGCCAACGAGTTTAAGATCTTCACCAACATCAATACCACCATCGTCGATCCCAAGAATTTCGATCCGCAGAGCTTCGTTGATGTGGCGGCGAGCGTATGCATCATCCCGCCGAACTCCTTCGCGCTCGCGCGCACCGTCGAGTACTTCCGTATCCCGCGCAATGTGCTCACCATCTGTCTCGGGAAGTCGACCTATGCCCGCTGCGGAATCATCGTCAACGTCACCCCCTTGGAGCCCGAATGGGAAGGGCATGTGACCTTGGAGTTTTCGAACACCACGCCCTTGCCCGCGAAGATCTATGCAAATGAGGGCGTCGCGCAGGTGATCTTTATCGAATCGGATGATCCCTGCGAGACCTCTTATCGAGACCGCCGAGGAAAGTACCAGGGGCAGCGCGGCGTTACCTTGCCTAAGACCTGA